In Pleuronectes platessa chromosome 8, fPlePla1.1, whole genome shotgun sequence, the genomic stretch GGCTGGGGTTGAGTGTCTCTGCCGGAACCCTGGCTGTAGCTTGACTGaaagctcctctctcctctcagctggACTGAGGTCTCTGGTCTAGGGCAAGGTGACTGGAGAGAGGTAGGGTTGTGCGGTCCGGGCTTAGGCTTGAACGGAAGTTGTTTGCGCAGGGTGAGGCGCCTCCACAGCCCCTTGTAGCCCTCTCTGAACTCCTcggagagggagaggacaatTAGAGGGTTCACTAGCGACAGAGAGAAGGTGAGAAGCAGAGCGGAGACGGTTAGAAGAAGGGGGGGCGAGGGGACGAGTGGCTGAGCTCCTTCCATTTCTTTTTCTGCAATATGTCGCTCCCAAACCCACACCACCCACTGTGGAAGCCAGAGAATAGCCATAGCCACAGTTAGGCTGAATAACATCAAGGTGAGCTTTCTGGACCTGATCTGTGTACGCAGATTCTGACTTTTACTGGAGCGGCGCTGGCAATGGCTGTAAGCCCTCCAGAAATAAATCAGTGCAAAGCTGAGAGGTGCACAGTACACCCCCAGGGGGTACGCTTTGACATACACGGCCATGAAATCCTGGGCTCCAGGAGGAaccatcagcacacacacaaccctgcgGATTCCTCTATGCAGTGTAGCGAACAGCCAGTGCGGGATGGTGACAGAGCAGGCAGACAGCCAGATGAAGAAGAGCACCACCAGGATGGAGCCCAGGTGGAGGCTCACCTGCTTGGTGGGGTTGGACACGTAGTGGTAGCAGGCTTTGGCCATGACCGCCACGGTCAAGCTCTTTGCAGCCATGCAGGACTGGAGGAACCAGTCAGTCGTCTTGCACACCACCCAGCCCAGATCCCAGCTCGCCTTGGAGTAGAAAGCAGCCCTGAAAGGCATCGCAAACGCGAGCACCAACCCGTCCGCTAATATCAAGTTGAAGATGAGGGAGTTGATGAGAGACAGTTTCCCCCGACGTGCATTTGAGAACAAGATGACCATCGCCGTGAGATTACAAGCCACACCCAGGAAGCAGATGACTCCAAGGATGGCCGGCACCAGGACCCTCAGCTCCCCGGGTTTCAGGTGTTGGAACGAGCCCTGTCCGATGAAAGACCACTTGtctatggagctgttcagagcAGTCGCATTGTTCCCACTCAACTTATCCATCCTCTCCAGAGAGATGGTGATCTGATACAGGAGGAAAATATGCAAAATGTAAAAGGCagcaaagagaagagaaggtcTTAAGATTGCTTTTACAAAATACGTATCTAAAAATGTCTCCTGAGTCTAAACCTGTTCAAATAATCGTATCAGACAACGTATCGATTGTCTATCAGTCATCACAGTCAAGCTCCTGTCTGTCTCCGAGGCTACCGTCACACACAATGATGCAGCCTCTGCCGCTGGTTTTAAAGATgccgtgtgattgacagctgctgtCCCCAGCTGACAAAATGTGCGTTAACCCACTGCCTCGCGGGGCCAATTAGgagaactctggataatgtgcACAGTACGACATATGAATGTGTTGGATTTCTAATTAGATTAAATGTTTGTGAATTTGTCTGGGTTTTCCTCATAGAGTTATTAGATATCGGTTAAACTATTGATTAAAGATTTTGTGGTAAAATTCAGTAACgttgcagctgcagctttttaaaaatggGTTACAAACAATCTAGAAAATCATTGGAAGACTCATCTGAAATTCAGATAAATTATGTAATTTGTTGATTGTATGAGTTATTTGAATGGGTTAGCAACCttcatttaaaaagtgttttt encodes the following:
- the gpr151 gene encoding G-protein coupled receptor 151; this encodes MDKLSGNNATALNSSIDKWSFIGQGSFQHLKPGELRVLVPAILGVICFLGVACNLTAMVILFSNARRGKLSLINSLIFNLILADGLVLAFAMPFRAAFYSKASWDLGWVVCKTTDWFLQSCMAAKSLTVAVMAKACYHYVSNPTKQVSLHLGSILVVLFFIWLSACSVTIPHWLFATLHRGIRRVVCVLMVPPGAQDFMAVYVKAYPLGVYCAPLSFALIYFWRAYSHCQRRSSKSQNLRTQIRSRKLTLMLFSLTVAMAILWLPQWVVWVWERHIAEKEMEGAQPLVPSPPLLLTVSALLLTFSLSLVNPLIVLSLSEEFREGYKGLWRRLTLRKQLPFKPKPGPHNPTSLQSPCPRPETSVQLRGERSFQSSYSQGSGRDTQPQPEQVEGRGGGRDADRVSLKDGIVLPDLEHFWHERETGAHTDENDPVPWEHEGK